A segment of the Babylonia areolata isolate BAREFJ2019XMU chromosome 20, ASM4173473v1, whole genome shotgun sequence genome:
TTTTTCCTATAATTATCAAACCTTTATTTTGAATCCTCGGAAGTAGAAAATCCTGTTTTCGCttgcctcctacccccccccccccccgacccccccctctctctctgtctctcccgtatTCTGGCATTTCTGATTTATTTGATTTGCAGTAATTGCACCCATTTGCgaaaaaaaagctaaaagaaGCTGTTGCCAATAAAGTGTCAAATTTTCCATTCTCGAATTcttccttgcgtgtgtgtgtgtgtgtgtgtgtgtgtgtgtgtgtgtgtgtgtgtgtgtgtgtgtgtgtgtgtggatgtgtgtgtgtgtgtgtgtgtgtgtgcgtgtgtgtgtgcgcgcgcgcgtgcgtgtgtgtgtgggggggtgggtgcgtgtatgggtgtgtatgcgtgcgagttGGCATCAATTGTTGTTACCCTCCTTGTCCATTTTTTTTCCTAAGCAATGGCAATAGAAATTTCTAGTGTCCAATGTTAAGTGTcaactccctccctctgtctctctccctctctctgcactacccctctctacctttctctctttctccctctccctgccgcccttctctcttgctctctctctttccccccttcctttctctcacccatctctctcctacTCCCTCAATCCATGTGCAGTACATGATTCGCTAACCACACGTAAAAGAGCCTCCGGCAACAAAAtgaactggggtttttttttgcaatttacatttataatcatcatcataattaccatcatcaccatatcatcatcataatcatcattatggttATGCATAATGATCATTTAAGAACAATTAATACAATGAACGTGAGACTTCATCAAGAAGAAACTTCAAAGGCATACCTGATATGTTAACAGAGTTGCTGCTGTTGGTTACTGTGTTTGCTTCTTTTTGCGACATGATATGGAAAATAATatcataaaaagaagaaaaagagaaccgAAACAAATACGCAGTGCCCCCAACGGAGGCTGAAGGAACTGGAAATAAAATGATTAGAAGAGAGAACTTGTCTGGAATGTCATCACGAAAATGCTGGATTGATATCACAGAACACACCAGAGGGTACGCTTGGCatgaatggagtgatggcctagaggctaacgcgtccgcctaggaagcgagagaatctgagcgcgctggttcgaatcacggcacagtcgccagtattttctccccctctactagaccttgagtggtggtctgatcgctagtcatccggataagacgataaaccgaggtcccgtgtgtagcatgtacttagcgcacgtaaaagaacccacggcaaataagggttttccctggcaaaaatcgTTGGAAGTGAACAGTCCGAGAAATtcaaattcgctgatgatctctacttgcttgccTTTAATggcaagtggtaaggggtcagatctggtcttcctgaaatctaaaattaattcttttgttttttgatacgttgagttctgagttgttttgatcacaccagctgacaagttctagtacttcttccctatattttgactcatcactgttcgtaatcagcccttctagagtagtatcgtcggcaaacttgaccatagTGTTGCATTCATTTTGaattgcacagtcatgtgtgaatagtgagtacaacagcagggatagaacacatccctgtggggtgcctatgttgagaatgcatgtggaggaggtgaggtcaccaactttaacaacttgcggtctgcatcttagaaaatctaggatccatgcacaaactgATTCAGGCAGGTAGAGGTCTTTTAGTttgaaatatagttttgatggcactattgtgttgaatgcagagctgtagtcaatgaaaaggatcctggcaaagctgttaggattttcgagatgtctgaggacatggtagagacctatgctgatggcatcttcaactgatctgttagctctgtaggcgaactgaaagggttcaaaagatggaggaatgcaggtttttagaaACAGGAGAATCAAGCGCTCAAATGTTTACTTGACGACTGATGTTAAAGCCGCGGAACGATAATCAGTAAGACAACTAGGCAGTGTTTTCTTTGGAACAGGGATAGTCACCGAAGTCTTTAATGTCATGAAAAACATTGGTTAGATTATATCAAATAATCATTTACTTCACTATTCCATCTGTTTATGGAAGACCACGCCactgccgacgacgacgacgacgacggaagaagaagaaggaggaggaggaggaggaagaggagaagaagaagaaggacattatcaagaacatgaagaagaagaagaagaagaagaagaagaagaagaagaagaagaagaagaagaagaaggaggaggaggaggaggaggaggagaagaaggagaagaagaagaaggacattatcaagaagaagaagaagaagaagaagaagaagaagaagaagaagaagaaggaggaggaggaggaggaggaggagaagaaggaggaggaggagaaggacaatatcaagaacaagaagaagaaggaggaggaggaggtggaggaggaagaagaagaagaagaagaagaagaagaagaagaagaagaagaagaagaagaagaagaagaagaagaagaagaagaagaagaagaagaagaagaagaagaaggaggaggaggaggaggaggagaagaaggaggaggaggagaaggacaatatcaagaacaagaagaagaaggaggaggaggaggaggaggaggaagaagaagaagacgaagaagaagaagaagaagaaggagaagaagaagaagaagaagaagaagaagaagaagaagaagaagaagaagaagaagaaggggaaggagaagaacaagaacaacaagaagaacaccaaagagaaaagcaagaagaaccagaagaagacaaacagatatgaataaaaagaaagagaagaagaagaaagccatgAAGTCTTTGTCGATCAATCTATTCGTGGCTGCACACCACAAAACCAGTTCACACCATCACGCCGCTTCCCGCAGTACCTCGGGACACTTCCATGAAATATTCAGGCAGCTTCCACTTCTATTTtgtgctgactgtctgtctgtctgactgtctgtatatatgtaagtatatctgtctgtctgtttgtctgtctgtctgtctccgtttaacacaaacgcacgcacacttatACATGTATGGACACACTAGCATACAACactcaggcacacagacacagacacagacacacacacacacacacacacacacacacacacaacacacacacacacacacaactcggtcacacacacacacaactcggtcacacacacacacacacacacacacacatacatatatacgtacacacacaacactcagtcacaattacacatacacacaaacagatacaaatacaaacacacacatacgcgcgcgtgcgcgcacgtaagcatacacacagacacacatacacacaacactcagacggacagacggacagacagacagacagatacacacacacacacacacacacacacacacacacacacacacgcacacgcacacacacacacacacacacacactaatccccAACCTggcaatctccccctcccccccctccctcccccttcacaccccaCAAAAGCCATTACACCTGTTTTATCAGATTATCCATCTTTCGAATCAATCAAGCTGTCACCCTCCATCAAATCATCCAAATCGCTCAATTTCTCCAGTTAATCCAGTTATCGCAGACAGCCCTTCccccagagagaaacagaggctgaTGACAGCCGGAGGTAGTGAGGGTAGCACGTGAGGCACGCTGTGTTTATGGTGCTGGGTCAGCTTGACCTTGAGgtgactttttaatttttttaaaaaataatatatatcttGGGACAGCTGTGCgttgcgcgcgcgggcgcgcgcacgcgtgcgtgcgtgcgtccgtgtgtgtgtgtgtgtgtgtgtgtctctttgtctgtctgtctctctttttctctaccccccccccctcattcttttacacacacacacacacacacacacacacacaccacacacacacacacacgcacacgcacacgcacacacacacgcgcgcgcgcgcgcgcacacacacattcactcactcaccaactcaTCGCACTCCTCTGCCTGCTTATGTCAACCTCCTTCCTTTAGTCTCACCCACCACACAGTGCCCTCTGTTAATGGAATCACCAgtctcacccaccacacaactCCCTCTGTTAATGGAATCATCAGTCTCACCCACCAGACAATTCCCTCTGTTAATGGAATCATCAGTCTCACCCACCACACAATGCCCTCTGTTAATAGAATCGTCAgtctcacccaccacacaactCTCTCTGTTAATGGAATCACCAGTCTCACCCACCACACAATGCCCTCTCTTAATGGAATCATCAGTCTCACCCACCACACAATGCCCTCTCTTAATGGAATCATCAGTCTCACCCACCACACAATGCCCTCTGTTAATAGAATCGTCAgtctcacccaccacacaactCCCTCTGTTAATAGAATCATCAgtctcacccaccacacaactCCCTCTGTTAATGGAATCATCAGTCTCACCCACCACACAGTGCCCTCTGTTAATGGAATCATCAGTCTCACCCACCACACAGTGCCCTCTCTTAATGGAATCATCAgtctcacccaccacacaactCCCTCTGTTAATGGAATCGTCAgtctcacccaccacacaactCCCTCTGTTAATGGAATCACCAGTCTCACCCACCACACAGTGCCCTCTGTTAATAGAATCATCAGTCTCACCCACCACACAATGCCCTCTGTTAATAGAATCGTCAGTCTCACCTACCACACAATGCCCTCTGTTAATAGAATCATCAGTCTCACCCACCACACAATGCCCTCTGTTAATAGAATCGTCAGTCTCACCCACCACACAGTGCCCTCTGTTAATGGAATCATCAGTCTCACCCACCACACAATGCCCTCTGTTAATGGAATCATCAGTCTCACCCACCACACAATGCCCTCTGTTAATAGAATCATCAGTCTCACCCACCACACAATGCCCTCTGTTAATGGAATCATCAGTCTCACCCACCACACAGTGCCCTCTGTTAATGGAATCATCAGTCTCACCCACCACACAATGCCCTCTGTTAATAGAATCATCAgtctcacccaccacacaactCTCTCTGTTAATAGAATCGTCAGTCTCACCCACCACACAATGCCCTCTGTTAATAGAATCGTCAGTCTCACCCACCACACAGTGCCCTCTGTTAATGGAATCATCagtctcacccaccacacacctccctctgTTAATGGAATCATCAgtctcacccaccacacaactCCCTCTGTTAATGGAATCATCAgtctcacccaccacacaactCCCTCTGTTAATGGAATCACCAGTCTCACCCACCACACAGTGCCCTCTGTTAATGGAATCATCAGTCTCACCCACCACACAGTGCCCTCTGTTAATGGAATCGTCAGTCTCACCCACCAAGCCATTCTCCTTCTACCAGTCAAGTACCAATCACCTCACCTGAGCCATTTCCCACAGGTATTGATCAAAACCCTCCCTCAGACAGGAAGAGGATgatagtgggagagagtgagttcTGCACATGAGGcgggaacacgcacgcacgcacacacacacacacacacacacacacacacacacacacacacacacaagaccccaAACCATTTTCTCTGTTAACGGCATCATCAATCATTCCTGCTAAACTCTTCCCTCTGTTAACGGAATTATCAATCTTTCCTGCTAAACTCTTCCCTCTGTTAACGGAATTATCAATCTCACCCACCACCACGCCGTTCCAGCCAGTGAAGGAATCATCAGCCTCCCCAGCTGATCCAGTTACCGCAGAGaaagaaccccctccccctatccccctccctcacacagaaAGAGGGTGACGGGGGGGAGACAGTGAGGTCAACACGTGAGACACGTTGTGTCGGGAGCACAGCCTGACCTCAGGGTCAACAGGTCACACCTCTGGGGTCAGCGTGACGTGGTGGGTCACCATGACCTTCAGGTGATGTCTGTTTGACTGAAAGAGATTGGTGGTTTGTGTGGCTGAGGTCGTGAAAGGAATgcaaaatacagaatactttattttgTCAACAAGGGAAATTCGGTTGTGGTGTAAAACACTGAAAAAttcacgaaaatcacagtcatgcaacatgtatacatacaaagaCATGAAATGCTCAGATGTCAACCCAGGGCAAACCTTGCatgcaatcaataatcacagtaaacaacaacaacaacaacaacaacaacaacaacaacaagagaacccTTAAAGGTAACTTCGTCAAAATCATACGAACGTCATCAAAGCCATCAAGGaagtgggtgtgttgggtggcgatgtgtgtgtgtgtgtgtgtgtgtgtgtgtgtgtgtgtgtgtgtgtgtgtgtgtgtgtgcagtgtgcgtgcggtgtacatgtgtgtgtgtggggggggggggggggggggtggtagggggggtatGCGCAGTGTGcatatggtgtgtatgtgtgtgcgtgtgagcgcgcccGTGTGCGTGtccgcatacatacatacatacataccactttccccacccacccttccaccactAATCTGTCCGcaaactctctctatctcactctcgctttgaagttctgtctctttcttaatcTGAAGGCTAACGACCGCTTGAAGAACAAACATCTCTTCTCCCAGCCTCAACACAAATTGCCATCATCCGCACAGAGAGACTGGGgatatgtggggggtggggtaagtggGTGCAGAGGTTGGATGGATGGCAAGTGGaatgggtgtgggagggagggaaagaaggaggttGTGGGTAAAAAACGCGAGAATGATTGaagccagggggaaaaaaatgcgaTCTTAGAACATTTCTCTCTTCGTTTCAGCGGTATTTATTCCAGTCCTTTTTCCTTTTCAATTGCCTGCCTGAAAAGAAACGTGTTATGTGCGTTGACGCACGcgagcaattgtgtgtgtgtgtgtctgtgtgtgtgtgtgtgtgtgtgtgtgtgtgtgtgtgtgtgtgtgtgcgtgcgtgcgtgcgtgtgtgtgtttgtgtgtgtgtacgtgtgtgtgtgtgtgtgtgtgtgtgtgtgtgtgtgcgtgtgcgtgcgtgcgtgtgtgtgtgtgtgtgtgtgtgtgtggaggggcggtgAGGTTTGAGTGCGGATAAGTGCGTGTGTTCttcagagggaaagaagaagaagaagcagcagcagcagcagcagcagcagcagcagaagaagaagaagaagaagaagaagaagaagaagaagaagaagaagaatcatgataacaacaacatcagctagaagaagaacaacaacaacaaaaataataagacTGACAATATAACGGGGGACGGCACAATGTGAAACCCAGTCATTAAAACCAATGCACAAGAACATGCATCGGAAAAAGGAactacatactctctctctctctctctctctctctctctctctctctctctctctctctctccctctctctctctccacaaagacacaaactctctctttctttctttcttctcgccATCACTACcacttctccttccctctctctctctctctctctgtctgtctctctccctgcctgtctttgGAAAGCCAGAGGTTCCTGGGTACTTACAGATCAGATGTCTCCTTTCCCCCCCATCTTTAACAAACATCGCCCATCACGCAACCTCTTTAGATCATCGAGGCTGATGGCGATGTTTGTCACGGATGggaaaatcgcacacacacacacacacacacacacacacacacacacacacacacacacacacacacacacacacacacacacacacacacaccaacactaacacagacagacacagacacaggcacacacacacacacacacacacacacacacacacaacacacacacacacatatgcacacctacacactcacacactcatttttttcattttttctccttctctttaattattattattttcattgatggcttgatgtaacaCTCAAACAAGTACTTGCACACacttaccacaacacaacacacacacacacacacacacacacacacacacacgaacacacaccacacacacacaacacacactaagcACGGGACTGAAGGGCAATCAGAGGCATCAGGGTTTTAATTTGGTGTGACACTTAGGCTCTGCTTGagagggtgtgtagtgtgtggaggAGGCTGTGGAGAGGAAGGCAGAGGGTGCTGTGAGGTGCATGGAGAGGGTGCTTGAAGAGAGTTAGAGAATAGCTATGCTTGAGCTTGACTTGGCGAGAGAGCGTGAAAAGCTTGGAGGGCGTGGAGAGCGTAGCTGGAGAGGTGCAGAAGCTTGAAACTGGA
Coding sequences within it:
- the LOC143295060 gene encoding uncharacterized protein LOC143295060, producing MHLTAPSAFLSTASSTHYTPSQAEPKQAGRETDREREREREGEREREREREREREREKRETDRQCCSCSSPSPSSSSSSSSSS